CCGCTTTTTACTATTACCGTCCGGTTAATGTATATGCGGCACATGGTTACGGACCGGTTCTTTGGGCAGGTGCGGAAATGATTCGCCTGTTGAAAAATCAATATCCGCAGATGAATGACAGTGCCGTTCAATACTACCAGGTGAAACAAAAGACGACAGCACCTATTTTTGCTATCGACACGGAAGAAAAGAAAGATTAACTTTAATAGATTGAAACTATGAAACGAGAAGCATTTAAAATGTATTTGAAACCCGGATGTGAAGCCGAATATGAAAAAAGACATGCTGCCATCTGGCCCGAATTGAAAGCACTGCTTTCACAGAATGGAGTGTCGGACTATTCGATTTATTGGGATAAGGAAACAAATATCCTGTTTGCTTTCCAAAAAACGGAAGGAGAAGCAGGTTCGCAGGATTTAGGCAATACGGAAATCGTACAGAAATGGTGGGACTATATGGCGGATATTATGGAAGTGAATCCGGACAACTCACCAGTATCCATTCCTTTGCCGGAAGTGTTCCACATGGATTGAGTTTTCAGTAATTCTATCAGTCTGTAATTATTTAGACGCGGATTACACGAATGACACAGATTTAAGAATAAAAAATCCGCGTCATTCGTGTAATCCGCGTCTAAATAATGGTAGTGATTGCTCTTTAGCATATCCGCTTCCTACTATTTAATGGAGTGTTTCTTTTATTATCTCAACTATCTTGATTATTTTTGTCCAACATTTATTATTAATCTTGGAATCTTTATGACGCAAAGACACCTTTTAGTTTTCACTTTCCTTGTTAGCTTTGTACTGAATG
The Bacteroides caecimuris DNA segment above includes these coding regions:
- the rhaM gene encoding L-rhamnose mutarotase, with amino-acid sequence MKREAFKMYLKPGCEAEYEKRHAAIWPELKALLSQNGVSDYSIYWDKETNILFAFQKTEGEAGSQDLGNTEIVQKWWDYMADIMEVNPDNSPVSIPLPEVFHMD